The Nodosilinea sp. FACHB-141 genome has a segment encoding these proteins:
- a CDS encoding 4-hydroxy-3-methylbut-2-enyl diphosphate reductase codes for MDTKAFKRSLNHSDKYFRQGFGHGEEVAGQMQTEYNSGLIQEIRDRQYTLTRGNVTIKLAQSFGFCWGVERAVAMAYETRQHFPTERIWITNEIIHNPSVNQRLKDMAVEFIEVVDGEKDFSIVGQGDVVILPAFGASVQEMQLLNDKGCTIVDTTCPWVSKVWNTVEKHKKRDHTSIIHGKYNHEETVATSSFAGKYLVVLNLDQANYVADYILNGGDKAEFMAKFGNACSPGFDPDADLDRIGVANQTTMLKGETEQIGKLFEHTILKKFGPQALNDHFLSFNTICDATQERQDAMFELVDEKLDLMVVIGGYNSSNTTHLQEIAIDRSIPSYHIDSASRIGPGNRIEHKPLHGDLTVTENWLPDGPITVGVTSGASTPDRSVEETIAHIFAIKADMAVV; via the coding sequence ATGGATACCAAGGCCTTTAAGCGCTCTCTCAACCACTCCGATAAGTACTTTCGCCAGGGGTTTGGCCACGGGGAAGAAGTCGCCGGGCAAATGCAGACCGAGTACAACAGCGGGCTAATTCAGGAAATTCGCGATCGCCAGTACACCCTCACTCGCGGCAACGTCACCATCAAGCTGGCCCAGTCCTTTGGCTTTTGTTGGGGAGTCGAGCGGGCAGTGGCCATGGCCTACGAAACCCGTCAGCACTTCCCCACCGAGCGCATCTGGATCACCAACGAAATCATCCACAACCCCAGCGTCAACCAGCGCCTCAAAGACATGGCGGTAGAGTTCATTGAAGTAGTAGATGGCGAGAAAGACTTCTCTATTGTGGGCCAAGGCGACGTGGTGATTCTCCCTGCCTTTGGGGCCAGCGTGCAGGAAATGCAGTTGCTCAACGACAAGGGCTGCACCATCGTTGACACCACCTGCCCCTGGGTCTCTAAGGTGTGGAACACGGTCGAAAAGCATAAGAAAAGAGACCACACCTCGATCATCCACGGCAAGTACAACCACGAAGAAACTGTGGCTACCAGCTCCTTTGCGGGCAAGTACCTGGTGGTGCTGAATCTAGATCAGGCCAACTACGTGGCCGACTACATTCTCAACGGTGGCGACAAAGCCGAGTTTATGGCCAAGTTTGGCAATGCCTGCTCCCCTGGGTTTGACCCCGATGCCGACCTCGATCGCATCGGCGTTGCTAACCAAACCACCATGCTCAAAGGCGAAACCGAGCAAATCGGCAAACTCTTCGAGCACACTATATTGAAGAAATTTGGCCCCCAGGCCCTCAACGACCACTTCCTCAGCTTCAACACCATCTGCGATGCGACCCAAGAGCGCCAAGATGCCATGTTTGAGCTGGTAGATGAAAAGCTGGATCTGATGGTGGTGATCGGCGGTTACAACTCGTCAAACACCACCCACCTGCAAGAGATTGCAATCGATCGCAGCATTCCCTCGTACCACATAGACAGCGCCAGCCGCATTGGCCCCGGCAACCGCATCGAGCACAAGCCGCTCCACGGTGACCTAACGGTGACGGAAAATTGGCTGCCCGATGGCCCCATTACTGTGGGTGTCACCTCTGGCGCTTCGACCCCCGATCGCTCGGTTGAAGAAACCATTGCGCATATCTTTGCTATCAAGGCTGACATGGCGGTGGTTTAG